In a genomic window of Myxococcales bacterium:
- a CDS encoding NAD-dependent deacylase, with the protein MNLELRDDDDVFVLTGAGISAESGIATFRDADGLWEQHRVEDVASPEGFATQPAMVWRFYAQRRAQAATVRPNPGHAALAALEARLGDRFFLCTQNVDALHEAAGSTRVLHMHGELGKTRCSDPACARPPFADDRHDFAEALPRCACGELQRPHIVWFGEVPFEMHAIKRRIQRASVFLCIGTSGVVYPAAGLVGELTYRRSQGERVRSVYVGLERPANADQFDQVVLGKAGEVLPGFLAG; encoded by the coding sequence ATGAACCTCGAGCTGCGCGACGACGACGACGTGTTCGTGCTGACCGGCGCCGGCATCAGCGCCGAGAGCGGCATCGCGACCTTCCGCGACGCCGACGGGCTGTGGGAGCAGCACCGGGTCGAGGACGTCGCCTCGCCCGAGGGGTTCGCGACCCAGCCGGCGATGGTCTGGCGGTTCTACGCCCAGCGGCGGGCCCAGGCCGCGACCGTCCGGCCCAACCCCGGCCACGCCGCCCTGGCCGCGCTCGAGGCGCGTCTGGGCGACCGGTTCTTCCTGTGCACGCAGAACGTCGACGCCCTGCACGAGGCCGCTGGCTCGACCCGCGTGCTGCACATGCACGGGGAGCTGGGCAAGACCCGGTGCTCGGACCCGGCCTGCGCTCGGCCGCCGTTCGCCGACGATCGCCACGACTTCGCCGAGGCCCTGCCCCGGTGCGCGTGCGGCGAGCTGCAGCGGCCGCACATCGTCTGGTTCGGGGAGGTGCCGTTCGAGATGCACGCGATCAAGCGCCGGATCCAGCGGGCCAGCGTGTTCCTGTGCATCGGGACCTCGGGCGTGGTCTACCCGGCGGCGGGCCTGGTCGGCGAGCTGACCTACCGCCGGTCGCAGGGCGAGCGGGTCCGCTCGGTCTATGTCGGGCTCGAGCGCCCGGCCAACGCCGACCAGTTCGATCAGGTCGTGCTCGGCAAGGCCGGCGAGGTCCTGCCCGGCTTCCTGGCCGGGTGA